A region of the Dehalococcoidales bacterium genome:
TGCCCATGGCGGTGCGAATCTTTATGCATCCTGGGTCTCACCAATGTACAACCGCCGAGAGGACGAGCACGGCGGTAGCTGGGAGAACCGACTTCGCTTTCCCATCGAGACAATACGCAGAATCAGGGAGGTAGTTGGCCCTGACTATCCGATACTGGTGCGAGTCGATGCGGATGAACTATTGGGCGAGTGGGGTATTACGCTTGACGATACTGTCAGTATAATCATACCTGCCCTGGAAGAGGCCGGGGTAGATTGCTTTGACGTTTCCCAGGGGTCGATAATGCACTCTCCCCAGGGGATTACCATTCCTCTATACTACCCCAGGGGATGTTTCATCCACCACGCGGAGGCGGTGAAACGAGTCACAAAGCGCCCGGTAATTGGCGTCGGCAATATCTTTGACCTGGACATGGCCGAGAAGTTTCTTCAAGAAGAAAAGGCCGACATGATATTCATGGCCAGGCAGTTGACGTGTGACCCGGAAACCCCGATGAAGTACTTTGAGGGGAGGACAGAGGACATACGGAAGTGCATCGGCTGTATCGGTGGTTGCGGTCGGCCCTGCACTATTAACTATGACATCCAGGATGAACCCATCCCGCTCACACCGGCGAAAGAGATTAAGAGAGTACTGGTACTCGGAGGAGGCGTAGCGGGCATGGAAGCCGCCCGGGTGGCGGCACTGCGGGGTCACACAGTAACTCTGATGGAAAAGGACGGCCAGCTCGGAGGGATGGTGGCAACCCTCGCCCTTAATCCTCTCCTGAGTGAGTTCGGAAACCTGGTGACCTACCTGACTCACCAAATGCGGAGACTGGGTGTCGATGTGCGGGTATGCAAGGAAGCCACCGCAATAGATGTAGCGGAACTTGCACCTGATGTCATCATAGCTGCCACCGGCTCAACGGCAACACTACCCGAGATAACCCGGGGGAAGCCGGGTGTGATGACGTACCGTGACGCCTGCCGTGAACCCAAAGCGGTTGGCCAGAAGGTGGTTGTCTG
Encoded here:
- a CDS encoding FAD-dependent oxidoreductase, whose protein sequence is MRIWKPIEIKGMRVKNRIGLAPMVNMPGGEGGYISDLTIRWFEERARGGAGLIMTGAVVVTPPTDEMLQQRAAAGMTKWVGVTDDKYIPGWTRLADVIHSYGASLGVQTVALGPQSGQAASPPPYPDETHPKVSAQSLRGAEVPVHVVTKEGIEKHINDTVAVARRMKAAGVDCFELHLAHGGANLYASWVSPMYNRREDEHGGSWENRLRFPIETIRRIREVVGPDYPILVRVDADELLGEWGITLDDTVSIIIPALEEAGVDCFDVSQGSIMHSPQGITIPLYYPRGCFIHHAEAVKRVTKRPVIGVGNIFDLDMAEKFLQEEKADMIFMARQLTCDPETPMKYFEGRTEDIRKCIGCIGGCGRPCTINYDIQDEPIPLTPAKEIKRVLVLGGGVAGMEAARVAALRGHTVTLMEKDGQLGGMVATLALNPLLSEFGNLVTYLTHQMRRLGVDVRVCKEATAIDVAELAPDVIIAATGSTATLPEITRGKPGVMTYRDACREPKAVGQKVVVWGFFGAELAISLAEQGKDVVLTGKSGEGSLGSDVSGPRRFWLLRKLTDMSFAREGPETMRVTNPRVLSNCDVVDIATDGVKVCDRNGAEKLLP